The Thermodesulfobacteriota bacterium genome includes the window TGCAAGCCCAAGACCTGTGCCCTTTTCTTTGGTTGAATAAAAAGGCTGAAGTATTTTCTCCACCTCTTCTTCCTCAAACCCACATCCAGTGTCAGATATTGTAATTTCCACTGTTCCATTGTGGTTTGTAGTTTTAACTCTTACTTTTCCAAATCCGCCTGTTGCATCTATGCCATTTATTAACAGATTAAGTACAACTTGTTCTATTTGTTCGTGATCGACGTAGAAATGGTTTCCACACTCAAGCTCCTTCTCAATTATTACGCCCTTGGACTTGGCTTTCATTGTCACAAGACTAAGGGCTCTCTCAACTATATCGTTCGGCTGGCATTCAATAAGCTGCAGACTCTTAGGATGGCCGAGCTGGAAAAGCCCTTTTACGATTCTCTCAAGTCTTACAATTTCATCTAGAATTTCAGATATTGTCTGCTTATGCTCATCGTTGAGTGTTTCATCACGCATTAATTCAAGCGCAATAGCTATTCCGGAAAGAGGGTTTCGAACTTCATGAGCAACACCAGTGGCCAGCTCTCCTATGGTTGCAAGTTTCTCGGTTTTTATTAAAGTTTTATGTTTCTCATTTAATTCTCTTGTAGCTTGTTCAATTTCGGTTTCTAATATTTCATTAAAACGTTTTGTAGTATCAAGCAGTTTTAGGATTTCGTCATTCTTTTTCTGAAGCTCCTTATTATTATTCTCAATATTGTCCATCATATGATTAAATGCTTGAATAAGTGTATTTATTTCACTGCTTGATTTAACCTCTTTTACTCTGTAGGAATAGTCTCCCTCACCCACTGACTCAGCAGCTTTAAATAGATTAAAAATTGGTTTGGTAATAACCCTGGGAATAAAAAACGTAAGAATAATTCCAAACACTAAAATCACGCCTATAACTGTAAAAACGGTAATATAAGAATATTTAATTTGATCATCAGAAATTTTTACTGCCTCAAGGAGCATTTCATTTGCAAAAAATCCTTCATTAGCCTGCTCTTTATCAGAAACAATCTTAGATAGAGTTGTGTATCGGCCCTTGATGTTCTCTGCCGCTTTGTCCAGGTTATATATGCTATAGACTGAGAATCCGCTTATCAGAAGCATAAGCAAAAACATCAATGCATAGCCCAGAGTTATCTGTTTACTTAAATTCAATTATTGTTCCCTTATCCTAAGTTTTAAGACTATAAAAAATTCTACCTGCTATTATTCCCAACTCATATCAATATTTTCGCTATTTGATAGATAATTTGCTAAGATTGAGGTAAATTTAATTTAAGCGGTATTTATATTAGGACGTACTTAGTACAAGGGACAAAGGGTCAAATAATAATCTCATATCTCAAATCTATAAGATTCTATTGTTTAGCACTTGCGCTATCATCTACATTTTTAGCTGGTTGTCTTGTAACTCCGTCTTCTATTAATGAACTCAGTGAGCGGCAGGATAAACTTGAAGCTAAAATGGATAAGATGATCGAAGAGCTTGAAACCTATAATTCTCAGAACAACCGTAACTTTGAGCGAATTGAGAACAACCAAATGCTTTTAGCCGGCGAGATTGAAACTATGCAGAAAAAAAGTATTACTCTGGATAGAAAAATAGAAAACGTTACGAG containing:
- a CDS encoding ATP-binding protein, which produces MNLSKQITLGYALMFLLMLLISGFSVYSIYNLDKAAENIKGRYTTLSKIVSDKEQANEGFFANEMLLEAVKISDDQIKYSYITVFTVIGVILVFGIILTFFIPRVITKPIFNLFKAAESVGEGDYSYRVKEVKSSSEINTLIQAFNHMMDNIENNNKELQKKNDEILKLLDTTKRFNEILETEIEQATRELNEKHKTLIKTEKLATIGELATGVAHEVRNPLSGIAIALELMRDETLNDEHKQTISEILDEIVRLERIVKGLFQLGHPKSLQLIECQPNDIVERALSLVTMKAKSKGVIIEKELECGNHFYVDHEQIEQVVLNLLINGIDATGGFGKVRVKTTNHNGTVEITISDTGCGFEEEEVEKILQPFYSTKEKGTGLGLAISNRIVEAHSGKMHISSKKGSGSSFVVEIPNNLNEDFIT